The following are encoded in a window of Arthrobacter antioxidans genomic DNA:
- the tsf gene encoding translation elongation factor Ts produces the protein MANFTAADIKALRERTGAGMMDVKKALDEANGDADKALELIRIKGLKGATKREGRSTAEGLVAARVDGNVGVMIEVNCETDFVAKAGPFIEFSNKVLGAAVESGATDVESLLAFELDGKPVSEHVIEAGALLGEKVDVRRVARIEGQIVDAYLHKTSKDLPAQVGVLFAVEGSGDAAVTATHDVAVHIAAYSPTYLTREDVPAELVESERRIADETARAEGKPEQALAKIVEGRLTGFFKEGVLVDQAFAKDAKKSVAAVLTEADAKATAFARFRVGA, from the coding sequence ATGGCAAATTTCACTGCCGCTGACATCAAGGCCCTGCGCGAGCGCACGGGCGCAGGCATGATGGACGTCAAGAAGGCCCTCGACGAGGCCAACGGCGACGCCGACAAGGCCCTGGAACTGATCCGCATCAAGGGCCTCAAGGGTGCCACCAAGCGCGAAGGCCGTTCGACCGCCGAGGGCCTCGTCGCCGCTCGCGTCGACGGCAACGTCGGTGTCATGATCGAGGTCAACTGCGAGACCGACTTCGTCGCCAAGGCAGGCCCCTTCATCGAGTTCTCCAACAAGGTGCTCGGTGCGGCCGTCGAGTCCGGCGCCACCGACGTCGAGTCCCTCCTGGCCTTCGAGCTGGACGGCAAGCCCGTCTCCGAGCACGTCATCGAAGCCGGCGCGCTGCTCGGCGAGAAGGTCGACGTCCGCCGCGTCGCCCGCATCGAAGGCCAGATCGTCGATGCCTACCTGCACAAGACGTCCAAGGACCTCCCCGCCCAGGTCGGCGTGCTCTTCGCCGTCGAGGGTTCGGGCGACGCCGCCGTCACGGCGACGCACGACGTGGCCGTCCACATCGCCGCGTACTCGCCCACCTACCTGACGCGCGAGGACGTCCCCGCCGAGCTCGTCGAGTCGGAGCGTCGCATCGCCGACGAGACGGCCCGTGCCGAGGGCAAGCCCGAGCAGGCCCTGGCGAAGATCGTCGAAGGGCGCCTGACCGGCTTCTTCAAGGAGGGTGTCCTGGTCGACCAGGCATTCGCCAAGGACGCGAAGAAGTCCGTTGCCGCGGTCCTCACCGAGGCCGACGCCAAGGCCACGGCCTTCGCACGGTTCCGCGTCGGAGCCTAG
- the pyrH gene encoding UMP kinase, with translation MDTTSTAPTGGPTGRRRVLLKLSGEVFGGGKLGVDPDTVRGIAEQIAATVGDVEVAIVVGGGNFFRGAELSQSGMDRSRADYMGMLGTVMNCLALQDFLEQAGVETRVQSAITMGQVAEAYIPRRAIRHLEKGRVVIFGAGAGLPYFSTDTVAAQRALEVHADEVLMAKSGVDGVYTADPHKDPTAEKLESLSYDEALRRDIRVMDQTAMTMCKDNNLTMVVFGMQGEGNVTRAIRGEKLGTLVTT, from the coding sequence ATGGACACCACTTCCACTGCTCCGACGGGTGGTCCCACGGGGCGGCGCCGGGTCCTGCTCAAACTCTCCGGTGAGGTCTTCGGCGGCGGCAAGCTGGGCGTCGACCCGGACACCGTCCGCGGTATCGCCGAGCAGATCGCCGCGACCGTCGGCGACGTCGAGGTGGCGATCGTCGTGGGTGGCGGCAACTTCTTCCGCGGTGCCGAGCTGTCGCAGAGCGGCATGGACCGCTCCCGCGCCGACTACATGGGCATGCTCGGCACGGTCATGAACTGCCTGGCCCTGCAGGACTTCCTCGAGCAGGCCGGTGTGGAGACACGCGTGCAGAGCGCCATCACCATGGGCCAGGTCGCGGAGGCGTACATCCCGCGGCGCGCCATCCGCCACCTCGAGAAGGGCCGCGTGGTCATCTTCGGCGCCGGGGCCGGTCTGCCCTACTTCTCCACCGACACGGTCGCGGCCCAGCGTGCGCTGGAAGTGCACGCGGACGAGGTCCTCATGGCCAAGAGCGGCGTCGACGGCGTCTACACCGCGGATCCGCACAAGGATCCGACGGCGGAGAAGCTGGAGAGCCTGTCCTACGACGAGGCCCTGCGCCGGGACATCCGCGTGATGGACCAGACGGCCATGACCATGTGCAAGGACAACAACCTGACCATGGTGGTCTTCGGGATGCAGGGCGAGGGCAACGTCACGCGTGCCATCCGGGGCGAGAAGCTCGGCACCCTCGTCACCACCTGA